From a region of the Paraburkholderia caribensis genome:
- a CDS encoding ATP-binding protein → MTRVGPLDIDLTRREARVDGMTVRIGNRAFDILELLIEAQGGLVSKETILERVWPDSVVGDNNLQVHMSALRKLLGDSRDLIKTIAGRGYRLVGSGACVQHEAGASLHDAPHGLVQSAVPNNLPACGSVLVGRDEATAHVSTVLRNARHVTLVGSGGIGKTRVAIEVARRLLEHAPGGVYFVSLGSASDMSCVLAMMASVIGVPPESGCSTRERIVEAIGGRRMLIVLDGCEHVIDGAAQLANHLLNACPHLRVLSTSREPLRIPSETLYWVPALDVPEPNDDTPRVRRCSAVSLFLIRARAIDARFATDDASLHVTGMVCRRLDGIPLAIELAAARAALLGIDTLAAHLDDRFGMLTGGTRTALPRHQTLKATLDWSHALLDEAERKTLRRVGIFADRFPLEAAVAVASDHETRELDVVAAMAALVEKSLVVASTGPGIASFRLLETTRMYARQKLDDNGERRVVALNHARYLSTVIDSNARAAGQCGGERWRSGMPALLDEVRAALGWVLSEDGDAALRETLPANAVFLFYELSLIDECCTWARRALAAIAPADESAHALPRQRARLRLLAALGAALVRVRGPNPETHAIWNEVLASAIASGDRPHADAGSRLISATPL, encoded by the coding sequence ATGACCCGCGTCGGACCGCTCGACATCGATCTCACGCGCCGTGAAGCACGCGTCGACGGCATGACCGTGCGCATCGGGAATCGTGCGTTCGACATACTCGAACTGCTGATCGAGGCGCAGGGCGGCCTGGTGTCGAAGGAGACGATTCTGGAGCGCGTATGGCCGGACTCGGTAGTCGGCGACAACAACCTTCAGGTGCACATGTCGGCGCTGCGCAAGCTGCTCGGCGACAGCCGCGACCTGATCAAGACGATAGCGGGGCGCGGCTATCGGCTGGTCGGTTCTGGCGCCTGCGTACAGCACGAAGCAGGCGCGTCTTTGCACGACGCGCCTCACGGGCTCGTGCAAAGCGCGGTGCCGAACAATCTGCCTGCGTGCGGCTCCGTGCTGGTTGGCCGCGACGAAGCGACTGCACATGTCAGTACCGTGCTGCGCAACGCGCGTCACGTGACGCTGGTCGGTTCGGGCGGCATCGGCAAGACGCGCGTTGCGATCGAGGTCGCGCGACGCTTGCTGGAGCACGCGCCGGGCGGGGTCTACTTCGTGTCGCTGGGCTCCGCATCCGACATGAGCTGCGTGCTGGCGATGATGGCATCGGTGATCGGCGTGCCGCCCGAAAGCGGGTGTTCGACGCGCGAGCGCATCGTCGAGGCGATTGGCGGGCGGCGCATGCTGATCGTGCTCGACGGCTGCGAGCATGTGATCGACGGGGCGGCGCAACTCGCGAACCATCTGCTGAACGCATGCCCGCACTTGCGCGTGCTGTCGACGAGCCGCGAGCCGTTGCGTATTCCGTCTGAGACGTTGTACTGGGTGCCCGCGCTCGACGTGCCCGAGCCGAACGACGATACGCCGCGCGTGCGCCGCTGCAGCGCCGTGAGCCTGTTCCTGATTCGCGCCCGCGCGATCGACGCGCGCTTCGCCACCGACGACGCGAGCCTTCACGTGACGGGCATGGTGTGCCGGCGGCTCGACGGCATTCCGCTGGCGATCGAACTGGCAGCGGCCCGCGCCGCGCTGCTCGGCATCGACACGCTGGCCGCGCATCTCGACGACCGCTTCGGCATGTTGACGGGCGGCACGCGCACCGCGTTGCCGCGCCATCAGACGCTGAAGGCGACGCTCGACTGGAGCCACGCGCTGCTCGACGAAGCCGAACGCAAGACCTTGCGCCGCGTCGGCATTTTCGCGGACCGTTTTCCGCTCGAGGCGGCCGTGGCGGTCGCGAGCGATCACGAAACGCGCGAGCTGGATGTGGTCGCGGCGATGGCGGCGCTGGTTGAGAAGTCGCTGGTGGTCGCGAGCACCGGGCCGGGCATCGCGTCATTCCGGCTGCTCGAAACGACCCGCATGTACGCGCGGCAGAAGCTCGACGACAACGGCGAGCGCCGTGTCGTCGCGCTGAATCATGCGCGCTATCTGTCCACGGTAATCGACAGTAACGCGCGCGCAGCAGGTCAATGCGGTGGAGAACGCTGGCGCAGCGGGATGCCCGCGCTGCTCGACGAGGTTCGCGCGGCACTCGGCTGGGTGCTGTCCGAGGACGGCGACGCAGCGTTACGCGAAACGCTGCCCGCCAATGCCGTCTTTCTGTTCTACGAGTTGTCGCTGATCGACGAGTGCTGCACATGGGCGCGGCGTGCGCTTGCTGCCATTGCGCCTGCGGACGAATCCGCGCATGCGTTGCCGCGCCAGCGCGCGCGGCTGCGGCTTCTCGCGGCGCTGGGTGCGGCGCTCGTGCGGGTTCGCGGGCCCAACCCGGAAACCCATGCGATCTGGAACGAAGTGCTCGCGTCGGCGATCGCGTCGGGCGACCGGCCGCATGCGGATGCGGGAAGCAGATTGATCAGCGCCACGCCGTTGTGA
- a CDS encoding HD domain-containing protein, translating to MNKNVAGVDIPDGVLARAAFEHVRGIEPELLLHHALRVFLFAALIGCKEALAFDMELLYVSALFHNAGLNERYAHSPNRFEIDSANAAREFLRCHRADESATAQVWTAIALHTTPGIPEHMPPLVALLSAGVQMDVRGARYHEFIAQQRNDIVQAFPRERGFKTKLIEAYARGMEHRPETTFGTVNADVLDRWDPDYRRLNFCGLVLGSEWPH from the coding sequence ATGAACAAGAACGTGGCCGGCGTCGACATTCCCGACGGCGTGCTGGCTCGCGCGGCTTTCGAGCATGTTCGCGGCATCGAGCCCGAGCTGTTGTTGCATCACGCGTTGCGCGTGTTTCTGTTCGCTGCGTTGATAGGCTGCAAGGAAGCGCTCGCGTTCGACATGGAACTGCTGTACGTGAGCGCGCTTTTTCACAACGCCGGGCTGAACGAGCGGTACGCCCATTCGCCGAACCGCTTCGAGATCGACAGCGCGAACGCGGCGCGCGAGTTTCTGCGTTGTCATCGCGCCGACGAATCCGCGACGGCGCAAGTGTGGACCGCGATCGCGCTGCATACCACGCCCGGCATTCCCGAACACATGCCGCCCCTCGTCGCGCTGCTCAGCGCCGGCGTGCAAATGGACGTGCGCGGCGCGCGCTATCACGAGTTCATCGCGCAGCAGCGCAATGACATCGTGCAGGCGTTTCCGCGCGAACGCGGCTTCAAGACGAAGCTGATCGAGGCGTACGCGCGCGGCATGGAGCATCGGCCTGAAACGACGTTCGGCACGGTCAACGCGGACGTGCTCGACAGATGGGACCCGGACTATCGGCGTCTGAATTTTTGCGGGCTGGTGCTGGGGTCGGAGTGGCCTCACTAG
- a CDS encoding LysR family transcriptional regulator: MDKILSMRIFSRVVESGSFSAVADHMNCSTGSVSRAVSSLEDHLHARLLQRTTRKVSLTEPGERYYRKCKKILADLEDAEAEAGDAHTSARGTLRIHCVTDLGLAQLTHSILEYRKRFPSVAVQVKFLPRMANLLEDDVDVSIVAAPALPDSRNVCKLIGHCERVLVASPAFLQTHRVETANDLDEHALTPMPFRVEPNGHPVKLSLVKPAGQSTGPEGARQFAINDTEATRIATLAGAGVAALPVHCVIDDLRNGRLLQLFPESRLQNTSVFAVYSSRHHIDAKIKTFIDFMTSHLKEALDTRVLTGHQPQTFSHVARVMENA; this comes from the coding sequence ATGGACAAGATCTTGAGCATGCGCATTTTCTCGCGCGTCGTCGAGTCGGGCAGTTTCAGCGCGGTGGCAGACCACATGAACTGCAGCACGGGCAGTGTGTCGCGCGCCGTGTCGTCGCTCGAAGACCACTTGCACGCACGGCTGCTGCAACGTACGACGCGCAAGGTTTCGCTGACGGAACCGGGCGAGCGCTACTACCGGAAGTGCAAGAAGATTCTCGCCGACCTGGAGGACGCCGAAGCCGAGGCGGGCGACGCGCACACCAGCGCGCGCGGCACGCTGCGGATTCACTGCGTGACCGACCTCGGCCTTGCGCAACTGACGCATTCCATTCTGGAGTATCGCAAGCGCTTTCCGAGCGTCGCGGTGCAGGTGAAGTTTCTGCCGCGCATGGCGAACCTGCTCGAAGATGATGTGGATGTGTCGATCGTCGCCGCGCCGGCGTTGCCCGATTCGCGCAACGTCTGCAAGCTGATCGGTCACTGCGAGCGCGTGCTGGTCGCGTCCCCCGCTTTTCTTCAGACGCATCGGGTCGAAACCGCGAACGATCTCGACGAACACGCGCTGACGCCGATGCCGTTCCGCGTCGAGCCGAACGGCCATCCTGTGAAGCTCAGCCTCGTGAAGCCGGCGGGACAGTCGACGGGTCCGGAGGGCGCCCGTCAGTTCGCGATCAACGACACTGAGGCGACCCGCATTGCCACGCTGGCGGGCGCGGGCGTCGCGGCATTGCCGGTGCATTGCGTAATCGACGACCTCCGCAATGGCAGGCTGCTTCAGTTATTCCCCGAATCGCGCCTTCAAAATACGAGCGTTTTCGCCGTTTATTCAAGCCGGCATCATATCGACGCGAAGATCAAGACCTTCATCGACTTCATGACGTCGCATCTGAAAGAGGCGCTCGACACCCGCGTCTTAACCGGGCACCAACCTCAAACCTTTAGCCATGTAGCGCGCGTAATGGAGAATGCATGA
- a CDS encoding FAD-dependent oxidoreductase → MNTPAINPPDLLSAQPDAGAPDLAMPYSSLEFRQHQMFPRLSAAQIASLRRFAQPMSFRAGELIFETGRIALGLFVLLHGRVRISSRDSFGRSTLVTEHDDGHFMAEMAQLSGKPALIDGVALTDCDTLVVSPDKLRALIVADAQLGEHIMRALILRRLGLIEQGLGPIIVGNGDDARLVRLQGFLRRNAYPATVIDARHDAEAATLLAGITTGPDDFPLVFCPNGSVLRAPDEAQLASCLGLVPTFERSHVYDVAIVGAGPAGLAAAVYAATEGLSVAVFDQRAPGGQAGASSRIENYLGFPTGISGQALAARAFQQALKFGAHLAIPGKVTCVDSEDGIHGLTLLDGQRVNARTVVVASGAAYRKPGIAGFDRFEGSGIYYWASPIEAKLVKGQDIVLIGGGNSAGQATVFLANFARSIRVLIRGADLNASMSKYLIDRIGSLPNVSLCTRCTLQALEGDEAGLTHVRVRREDEGDETIETRHLFLFIGADPKTDWLMSSGVELDSHGFVVTGFARRSQTPGGSGIHYPLETSLPGMFAVGDVRSESTKRVASAVGDGAAVVSQIHAYLAHCHAAAQNS, encoded by the coding sequence ATGAATACCCCGGCGATCAACCCTCCCGACCTTCTGTCCGCCCAGCCCGATGCGGGTGCGCCGGATCTGGCGATGCCGTATTCGTCGCTGGAGTTCCGGCAGCATCAGATGTTTCCGCGCTTGTCCGCTGCGCAGATTGCGAGCCTGCGCCGCTTCGCGCAGCCGATGTCGTTCAGGGCGGGCGAGCTGATCTTCGAAACCGGGCGCATCGCGCTAGGGCTTTTCGTGCTGTTGCACGGGCGCGTGCGAATCAGCTCACGCGACAGCTTCGGCCGCTCGACGCTCGTGACGGAGCACGACGACGGCCATTTCATGGCCGAGATGGCGCAGTTGTCAGGCAAGCCCGCGCTGATCGACGGCGTTGCGCTGACCGATTGCGACACGCTGGTGGTGTCGCCCGACAAGCTGCGTGCCTTGATCGTCGCCGATGCGCAACTCGGCGAGCACATCATGCGGGCGTTGATCCTGCGGCGGCTGGGGCTGATCGAGCAGGGCCTCGGGCCGATCATCGTCGGCAATGGCGACGATGCGCGCCTCGTCCGCTTGCAGGGCTTCCTGCGCCGCAATGCCTACCCCGCGACGGTGATCGACGCGCGTCACGACGCCGAGGCCGCCACGCTGCTGGCGGGGATCACCACAGGCCCGGACGATTTCCCTTTGGTGTTCTGCCCGAACGGCTCCGTGCTGCGCGCACCCGACGAAGCGCAACTGGCGTCGTGCCTCGGCCTCGTGCCGACCTTCGAGCGCTCGCATGTGTATGACGTCGCGATCGTCGGCGCGGGTCCGGCGGGACTCGCTGCCGCCGTGTATGCGGCCACGGAGGGCCTGTCGGTTGCCGTGTTCGACCAGCGCGCGCCGGGCGGACAGGCGGGCGCGAGTTCGCGGATCGAGAACTACCTCGGCTTTCCGACGGGCATCTCAGGCCAGGCGCTCGCCGCGCGCGCGTTCCAGCAGGCGCTGAAGTTCGGCGCGCATCTGGCGATTCCCGGCAAGGTCACGTGCGTCGACAGCGAAGACGGCATTCATGGGCTGACGCTGCTCGACGGCCAGCGCGTCAACGCCCGCACGGTGGTGGTCGCGAGCGGCGCGGCGTATCGCAAGCCGGGCATTGCGGGCTTCGATCGTTTCGAGGGAAGCGGCATCTACTACTGGGCGTCTCCCATCGAGGCCAAACTGGTCAAGGGGCAGGACATCGTGCTGATCGGCGGCGGCAATTCCGCGGGCCAGGCCACCGTGTTTCTCGCCAACTTCGCGCGCAGCATCCGCGTGCTGATTCGCGGCGCGGACCTGAATGCGAGCATGTCGAAGTATCTGATCGACCGCATCGGCTCGTTGCCGAACGTGTCGTTGTGCACGCGCTGCACGCTGCAAGCGCTCGAAGGCGACGAGGCGGGATTGACGCATGTCCGCGTGCGGCGCGAAGACGAGGGCGACGAGACGATCGAAACGCGTCACCTGTTCCTTTTCATCGGTGCCGATCCGAAGACCGACTGGCTCATGTCGAGCGGTGTCGAACTGGATAGCCACGGTTTCGTCGTGACGGGCTTCGCGCGGCGCTCGCAAACGCCAGGTGGCTCAGGCATTCACTATCCGCTCGAAACCAGCTTGCCCGGCATGTTCGCGGTCGGCGACGTACGCTCCGAATCGACCAAGCGCGTGGCGTCCGCCGTGGGCGATGGCGCGGCCGTCGTGAGCCAGATTCATGCTTATCTCGCGCATTGCCACGCGGCTGCGCAGAACAGTTAA